The Candidatus Acidiferrales bacterium genome includes a window with the following:
- the rpmD gene encoding 50S ribosomal protein L30, producing the protein MASSKWLKITWVRSTIACPEKQRRIIRGLGFRKLQQTVERPDTPEIRGMVAKVAHLVKVSG; encoded by the coding sequence ATGGCGAGCAGTAAATGGCTGAAAATCACCTGGGTGCGGAGCACCATCGCTTGCCCGGAAAAACAGCGTCGCATCATCCGCGGGCTGGGTTTTCGCAAGCTTCAGCAGACGGTCGAGCGGCCGGATACGCCGGAGATCCGGGGCATGGTGGCCAAGGTTGCGCACCTGGTGAAAGTTTCCGGTTGA
- the rpsQ gene encoding 30S ribosomal protein S17: MTEDRSERRRRQSKTGVVVSAGMNKTIVVRVTRLKQHPFYKRVVKLSKKFYAHDERNDARPGDTVRIVETRPLSKLKRWRLAGVVGRASREGIGASGQE, encoded by the coding sequence ATGACCGAGGATAGGAGCGAGCGCCGCCGTCGGCAGTCGAAGACGGGCGTGGTTGTCAGCGCGGGCATGAACAAGACGATTGTGGTGCGGGTGACGCGGCTCAAGCAACACCCCTTCTACAAGCGCGTGGTCAAACTCTCGAAGAAGTTTTATGCCCACGACGAGCGCAACGATGCTCGCCCGGGCGATACGGTGCGGATTGTGGAGACCCGGCCGCTTTCCAAGCTCAAGCGGTGGCGGCTGGCCGGGGTGGTGGGGCGGGCGAGCCGCGAAGGAATCGGAGCGAGCGGCCAGGAATAG
- the rplR gene encoding 50S ribosomal protein L18 yields the protein MLSKISRNEHRRRVHARVRARMAGTAERPRLNVYRSLGHIYGQLVDDSEGKTLVSASSRDNEVRKKLKGGGNVAAARVIGQILAERAKALGVTAVVFDRGGYKYHGRVKALAEAAREAGLKF from the coding sequence ATGCTTTCGAAGATCTCGCGCAATGAGCACCGACGGCGGGTGCATGCGCGGGTGCGCGCCCGCATGGCAGGCACCGCCGAGCGCCCCCGGCTGAATGTCTATCGTTCGCTCGGACACATTTATGGGCAGCTCGTTGACGATTCTGAGGGAAAGACCCTTGTTTCCGCCTCCAGCCGGGATAACGAAGTGCGCAAAAAGCTGAAGGGCGGCGGAAACGTGGCTGCTGCCAGGGTGATCGGCCAGATCCTTGCTGAACGGGCCAAAGCCCTGGGGGTGACCGCGGTCGTCTTTGACCGTGGCGGATACAAGTATCACGGCCGGGTGAAAGCTCTGGCCGAGGCTGCCCGCGAGGCGGGACTCAAGTTCTGA
- the rplF gene encoding 50S ribosomal protein L6, translating into MGRKPIPIPPGVTVQVTDTGVDVQGPKGNLLVPIPPGIRFEVKDGQVLAQRANDLQKARHGLARALVNNAVVGVTKGFQKELDIAGVGYKAEVKVNAVVFNLGYSHTIDFPIPRGITVTVEKQTHVVVAGNDRQLVGQVAANIRGLHPPDPYKQKGIHYTGETLKKKAGKAAATAKT; encoded by the coding sequence GTGGGCCGAAAACCGATTCCGATTCCGCCCGGTGTCACGGTGCAGGTAACCGATACCGGAGTGGACGTTCAAGGACCCAAGGGCAATCTCCTGGTTCCCATCCCGCCGGGGATTCGCTTTGAAGTGAAGGACGGCCAAGTGCTCGCGCAGCGCGCCAACGACCTTCAAAAAGCGAGGCATGGCCTGGCCCGCGCGCTGGTCAACAACGCGGTCGTCGGCGTGACCAAAGGTTTTCAGAAAGAACTCGATATCGCCGGGGTCGGCTACAAAGCCGAGGTAAAGGTCAACGCGGTCGTCTTTAACCTGGGGTACTCGCACACGATCGATTTTCCCATTCCGCGGGGGATAACGGTGACGGTGGAGAAGCAAACGCACGTGGTGGTGGCGGGGAACGATCGGCAACTGGTCGGCCAGGTGGCCGCGAACATCCGCGGCCTGCACCCGCCCGATCCCTATAAACAGAAAGGCATCCACTACACCGGCGAGACGCTCAAGAAGAAAGCCGGCAAAGCGGCGGCGACTGCCAAGACCTAG
- the rplE gene encoding 50S ribosomal protein L5 has protein sequence MASRLKERYKTNVVPALMKEFGYKNPMAVPRLEKIVVNMGVGEATQNIKIMDGAAHELAAITGQKPIITRAKKSISAFKVRKGMPIGACVTLRGERMYEFLDRLCNVALPRVRDFKGLPGKAFDGRGNYTLGLRDQLIFPEIDYSRVEKIKGMNITIVTTAKGDPEAAALLKLLGVPLGPRPVSPGLIGLGRGG, from the coding sequence ATGGCGAGCAGGTTAAAGGAGCGGTACAAAACCAACGTGGTTCCGGCACTGATGAAGGAGTTCGGTTACAAGAACCCGATGGCGGTGCCGCGGCTCGAAAAGATTGTGGTCAACATGGGGGTCGGCGAAGCCACCCAGAATATCAAGATCATGGATGGCGCTGCCCACGAGCTCGCTGCCATCACCGGGCAGAAGCCGATCATCACTCGCGCCAAGAAATCCATCAGCGCTTTCAAAGTGCGCAAAGGGATGCCAATCGGGGCCTGCGTGACCCTGCGGGGTGAGCGCATGTACGAATTTCTAGACCGGCTTTGCAACGTCGCCCTGCCGCGGGTGCGCGACTTCAAAGGGCTGCCGGGCAAAGCGTTTGATGGCCGGGGAAATTACACCCTCGGCCTGCGCGATCAACTGATTTTCCCTGAGATAGACTATTCGCGCGTGGAGAAGATCAAGGGCATGAACATCACGATTGTGACCACGGCCAAGGGGGATCCGGAAGCGGCCGCGCTGCTAAAATTGCTCGGCGTGCCGTTGGGGCCTAGGCCGGTCAGCCCCGGCCTGATCGGCCTGGGGCGGGGAGGTTGA
- the rpsH gene encoding 30S ribosomal protein S8 yields MNTDPVADMLTRIRNGIRARQPKVDVPFSKFKMELARIIKEEGYISSFKTVEEGKNHKLLRLMLKYTPGKQSVITGIRRVSRPGCRVYIAKSEVRPVFGGMGISIMTTPKGLMTGKTARRIGVGGEILCEIW; encoded by the coding sequence ATGAACACGGACCCCGTTGCCGACATGTTGACGCGAATCCGCAATGGCATTCGCGCCCGTCAACCCAAAGTAGATGTGCCGTTCTCGAAGTTCAAGATGGAGCTGGCGCGGATCATCAAGGAAGAAGGTTACATCAGCAGCTTCAAGACGGTGGAGGAGGGAAAGAACCACAAGCTGCTGCGCTTGATGCTGAAGTATACGCCGGGGAAGCAGAGCGTCATCACCGGCATCCGGCGCGTCTCCCGTCCCGGCTGCCGTGTTTACATCGCCAAGTCCGAGGTTCGGCCGGTTTTCGGGGGCATGGGCATCAGCATCATGACCACGCCAAAGGGTTTGATGACCGGCAAAACCGCCCGCCGGATAGGCGTCGGCGGGGAAATACTCTGTGAGATTTGGTAG
- the rpmC gene encoding 50S ribosomal protein L29, producing the protein MAQKPEKWRELSEAELRLREKELMEQRFRLKFQMAAGQAESTTKLRNLRRDLARVKTVLRERELEKSHDRG; encoded by the coding sequence GTGGCCCAGAAGCCAGAGAAATGGCGCGAGCTTTCCGAAGCCGAATTGAGGTTGAGGGAAAAGGAATTGATGGAGCAACGCTTTCGGCTGAAATTCCAGATGGCCGCCGGACAGGCGGAGAGCACCACCAAGTTGCGCAACCTGCGGCGTGACCTGGCGCGCGTCAAAACCGTTTTGCGCGAGCGGGAACTGGAGAAGAGCCATGACCGAGGATAG
- the rplO gene encoding 50S ribosomal protein L15 has protein sequence MNLSSLHPPKGSRHRKHRVGRGMGSGTGKTAGAGNKGQLSRTGYSRRGGFEGGQMPLHRRIPKRGFHNPFRKEFTIVNLDQLAAFAAGETITPERLEEAGLVKQVRDGIKILGDGELKAALTVQAHAFSKSAREKILQAGGKVEVLGSAT, from the coding sequence GTGAATTTATCGTCGCTTCATCCGCCCAAAGGCTCGCGCCATCGCAAGCATCGCGTGGGTCGCGGCATGGGTTCGGGGACCGGCAAGACGGCCGGTGCCGGCAACAAGGGGCAGCTTTCGCGCACCGGCTACAGCCGCCGCGGCGGGTTCGAAGGCGGCCAGATGCCTCTCCATCGGCGCATTCCGAAGCGCGGGTTCCACAATCCGTTTCGGAAAGAGTTTACCATCGTGAATCTGGATCAACTGGCCGCCTTTGCCGCGGGCGAAACCATTACCCCGGAGCGGCTCGAAGAGGCGGGGCTGGTCAAGCAGGTGCGCGACGGCATCAAGATTCTGGGCGACGGCGAGCTGAAGGCAGCTCTCACTGTTCAGGCACATGCCTTCAGCAAGTCGGCTCGCGAAAAAATTCTTCAGGCGGGAGGGAAGGTTGAAGTTCTGGGAAGCGCTACGTAA
- the rpsE gene encoding 30S ribosomal protein S5, producing MALRTQVDASQLELKDQVVSINRVTKVVKGGKNLSFSALVVVGDRNGHVGYGMGKAREVAMAIRKAIESGKKSLVKVHLNGTTVPHQVMGQYGSSRVLVKPAGDGTGVIAGGAVRAVMQAAGIQNVLTKSLGTTNPHNVLKATFDALLKLRDRADVAAMRGKQVEEL from the coding sequence ATGGCATTGCGAACTCAGGTGGATGCATCACAGTTGGAGCTGAAGGACCAGGTGGTGTCGATCAACCGCGTCACCAAGGTGGTCAAGGGAGGCAAGAACCTGAGCTTCTCGGCGCTGGTGGTGGTGGGCGATCGCAACGGTCATGTCGGCTACGGCATGGGTAAGGCTCGCGAGGTGGCCATGGCGATACGCAAGGCGATCGAGAGCGGCAAGAAGAGTTTGGTGAAGGTCCATCTGAACGGCACCACCGTCCCGCACCAGGTGATGGGGCAGTACGGCTCCAGCCGGGTGCTGGTGAAGCCGGCGGGCGACGGCACGGGCGTCATCGCCGGCGGGGCCGTCCGGGCGGTCATGCAGGCGGCCGGGATCCAGAATGTGCTGACGAAATCGCTTGGCACCACCAACCCCCACAACGTCCTCAAGGCCACCTTTGACGCGCTCTTGAAGTTGAGGGATCGCGCAGATGTGGCGGCGATGCGGGGCAAGCAAGTGGAAGAGCTTTAG
- a CDS encoding type Z 30S ribosomal protein S14 has product MARTCQEAKLRKKLKYKIRQRNRCLLCGRPRGYLRKFRLCRICFRNLALKGEIPGVAKASW; this is encoded by the coding sequence TTGGCAAGAACCTGTCAGGAAGCGAAGTTGAGAAAAAAACTCAAATACAAGATCCGGCAGCGGAATCGTTGTTTGCTCTGCGGCCGCCCTCGCGGTTACCTCCGCAAATTTCGGCTCTGCCGCATCTGTTTCCGGAATCTGGCCCTGAAGGGTGAAATCCCCGGGGTAGCGAAAGCGAGTTGGTAA
- the rplC gene encoding 50S ribosomal protein L3 — translation MAVQGILGIKLGMTQIFSRSGDAIPATVIQAGPCVVVQKKTRDKDGYDAVQLGLVEFIKPQRVNKPKTGHFKKAGVAPGRFLREIRSETGGETKVGDKVLVDQFRVGEKVSVTGISKGKGFAGGVKRHHFRGGGRTHGSMFHRAPGSIGGSSFPARVWPGARMPGHMGTDRVTVRNLEVVHIDAEENLLLVRGAVPGAVGRYLVVKKTRQ, via the coding sequence ATGGCGGTACAAGGAATTTTAGGAATCAAACTCGGAATGACCCAGATTTTTTCTCGCTCAGGCGACGCCATCCCTGCCACGGTCATTCAGGCCGGGCCGTGCGTGGTGGTGCAGAAGAAGACGCGGGACAAGGATGGCTACGACGCAGTGCAGCTCGGCCTGGTCGAATTCATCAAGCCGCAGCGGGTCAATAAGCCCAAGACCGGCCATTTCAAGAAGGCCGGCGTGGCCCCGGGGCGGTTTCTGCGCGAGATTCGCAGCGAGACGGGCGGCGAGACAAAAGTCGGCGACAAGGTGCTGGTGGACCAATTCCGGGTCGGAGAAAAAGTGAGCGTTACCGGCATCAGCAAGGGGAAGGGCTTTGCCGGCGGCGTGAAACGGCATCACTTCCGCGGCGGCGGCAGGACTCACGGCTCGATGTTTCACCGCGCGCCCGGTTCGATTGGCGGCAGCTCCTTCCCCGCACGCGTCTGGCCGGGAGCGCGCATGCCGGGCCACATGGGGACGGATCGGGTGACGGTGCGCAACCTCGAGGTGGTGCACATTGATGCCGAAGAAAATTTGCTTCTTGTCCGCGGCGCCGTGCCGGGCGCTGTCGGACGCTACCTGGTGGTGAAGAAAACGAGACAGTAG
- the rplB gene encoding 50S ribosomal protein L2 translates to MAIKTYRPYTPSRRFITVLDRSEITAEKPLKSLTGPKPRTGGRNSLGRVSMWHRGGGHKRSYRAIDFRRDKVNVPAKVASIEYDPNRSARIALLHYADGEKRYILQPLGLEVGQTVMTGPSADILPGNALPLRNIPPGTLIHNIELYPGRGGQMVRAAGGAAQLVSKEDSYALVKLPSGEVRKVLMDCVATIGQVGNLDHGNITIGKAGRQRWMGVRPTTRGTAMNPVDHPHGGGEGRVKGKHPQTPWGKPTLGYKTRHNKRTDFWIVERHKPR, encoded by the coding sequence ATGGCTATAAAGACGTACCGACCGTACACCCCATCGCGACGCTTTATCACCGTGCTGGACCGCAGCGAGATCACTGCGGAAAAGCCGCTCAAGAGCCTGACTGGGCCCAAGCCGCGCACCGGCGGCCGCAACAGCCTGGGACGCGTCTCGATGTGGCACCGGGGCGGCGGCCACAAGCGCAGCTACCGCGCCATTGATTTTCGGCGCGACAAGGTCAACGTCCCGGCGAAAGTGGCCTCGATCGAATACGACCCCAATCGTTCCGCCCGCATCGCCCTTTTGCACTACGCGGACGGCGAAAAGCGATACATCCTCCAGCCGCTTGGCCTGGAGGTGGGGCAAACCGTGATGACGGGTCCGTCGGCCGACATTTTGCCGGGCAACGCTCTGCCCTTGCGGAACATTCCGCCGGGCACGCTGATTCACAACATCGAGCTGTATCCGGGCCGCGGCGGGCAGATGGTGCGCGCGGCCGGCGGGGCCGCCCAGCTCGTTTCCAAAGAAGATTCTTACGCGCTCGTCAAGTTGCCCTCAGGCGAAGTGCGCAAGGTCTTGATGGACTGCGTGGCCACGATCGGCCAGGTGGGCAATCTGGATCACGGAAATATCACCATCGGCAAGGCGGGCCGCCAGCGCTGGATGGGAGTGCGGCCCACCACCCGCGGCACGGCCATGAACCCGGTGGACCACCCCCACGGCGGCGGCGAAGGTCGCGTCAAGGGCAAGCACCCGCAAACGCCCTGGGGCAAGCCCACGCTGGGCTACAAGACCCGCCACAACAAACGCACCGACTTTTGGATCGTGGAGCGGCACAAGCCCCGATAA
- the rplX gene encoding 50S ribosomal protein L24: MAQPFPLLSIRKGDTVRVISGRDKGKTGRVLSVELEDRRLFVEHANMIKRHTRPNPAKNIKGGIVEREGPMAISNVMLVCPGCNKPTRVGHQALADGTRVRVCRRCGTTLEK, encoded by the coding sequence ATGGCGCAACCGTTTCCTTTGCTCTCGATTCGGAAGGGCGACACCGTGCGGGTGATTTCCGGCCGCGACAAAGGCAAGACGGGCCGGGTCTTGAGCGTGGAACTCGAAGACAGGCGACTGTTTGTCGAGCACGCCAACATGATCAAGCGCCACACCCGGCCGAACCCGGCCAAGAATATCAAAGGGGGCATTGTCGAGCGGGAAGGGCCGATGGCCATCTCCAACGTGATGCTGGTTTGCCCCGGATGCAACAAACCCACTCGCGTCGGCCATCAGGCGCTTGCCGACGGCACGCGAGTGCGGGTTTGCCGGCGGTGCGGGACGACTTTAGAGAAATAG
- the rplD gene encoding 50S ribosomal protein L4 yields the protein MATVEVKNLENKTVGKLELADAVFACRVNEHVLYEAVRNHLAGLRAGTHKTKTRGEVSGSGRKPWRQKGTGRARVGSIRSPLWRHGGTVHGPQPRDYSYSIPRKVLLNALRSALSAKLGEQRLTVVDAFNLENHKTKPLRQALDRLGADGSALIVSTGENRNLLLASRNLHGVKLMATHELHPYDVLAHQRVFFSQDAVVKLQKAILPEKREAREAEEPGKPAAEPTTAEAAPPGAKPARKAAVKKPAREKKSKSAAAGKPARKPAPRKKK from the coding sequence ATGGCGACAGTCGAAGTTAAAAACCTGGAGAACAAGACGGTCGGCAAGCTTGAGTTGGCTGACGCCGTGTTCGCTTGCCGGGTGAACGAGCACGTGCTCTATGAAGCGGTGCGGAACCATCTCGCCGGGCTTCGCGCCGGGACGCATAAGACCAAGACTCGCGGTGAGGTCAGCGGCAGCGGAAGAAAGCCCTGGCGGCAGAAGGGAACGGGGCGGGCCCGCGTGGGTTCGATCCGGTCGCCACTCTGGCGGCACGGCGGCACGGTGCATGGCCCTCAGCCGCGCGACTACAGCTATTCGATCCCGAGGAAAGTTTTGCTGAACGCCTTGCGTTCGGCGCTTTCAGCCAAGTTGGGCGAGCAAAGGTTGACGGTGGTGGATGCCTTTAACCTCGAAAATCATAAGACAAAGCCACTGCGCCAGGCGCTCGACCGCCTGGGCGCAGACGGGTCGGCGTTGATCGTCAGCACAGGCGAAAATCGCAATCTCCTGCTTGCCTCGCGCAACCTCCATGGCGTCAAGCTGATGGCCACCCACGAGCTGCATCCTTACGACGTTCTGGCGCACCAGCGGGTCTTCTTTTCTCAAGACGCTGTTGTGAAACTGCAGAAGGCGATCTTGCCCGAAAAGAGAGAGGCGAGGGAAGCAGAGGAGCCAGGGAAACCCGCTGCCGAGCCGACCACCGCGGAAGCGGCGCCACCCGGCGCGAAGCCGGCAAGGAAAGCGGCCGTGAAGAAACCGGCCCGGGAGAAGAAATCGAAGTCAGCCGCGGCGGGAAAGCCTGCCCGGAAGCCGGCGCCACGGAAGAAGAAGTAG
- a CDS encoding 50S ribosomal protein L23: MTVFDIIKRPIITEKGLGVKETQGTLVFAVDARATKTQIKEAVQQIFKVRVSAVRTSNLVGKMRRRGRTEGYRPDWKKAYVKLAAGEKMIEYAENV, translated from the coding sequence ATGACCGTCTTCGACATCATCAAGCGGCCGATCATCACCGAGAAAGGTCTCGGGGTAAAAGAAACGCAGGGCACGCTGGTTTTTGCCGTGGACGCCCGCGCCACCAAGACGCAGATCAAGGAAGCGGTGCAACAGATTTTCAAGGTTCGCGTATCGGCTGTGCGCACGTCGAACCTGGTGGGAAAGATGCGCCGCCGCGGCCGCACCGAAGGTTACCGGCCCGATTGGAAGAAGGCCTACGTCAAGCTGGCTGCCGGTGAAAAAATGATTGAGTACGCGGAGAACGTTTAG
- the rpsC gene encoding 30S ribosomal protein S3, which translates to MGQKTHPYGFRIGVNKTWASRWFAKKEYADLLHEDLQLRRQLKEKLRTAGVSSIDIERAANKLVIRIYTARPGIVIGRKGAEIEKLKSEIQNRTHREVHIDIQEVHRPELNAQLVGESIALQLEKRVAFRRAMRKAVDSAQRFGCKGIKVRVSGRLNGAEIARSEWYLQGRLPLQTLRADIDYGLAEARTTYGVIGVKCWIYRGDILPQPKEKNSPAGRS; encoded by the coding sequence TTGGGACAGAAGACGCATCCCTATGGATTTCGGATTGGCGTGAACAAGACCTGGGCTTCGCGCTGGTTCGCCAAGAAAGAGTACGCCGATCTGCTGCATGAAGACTTGCAGCTTCGCCGGCAACTCAAGGAAAAACTGCGCACCGCCGGCGTCAGTTCGATTGACATCGAGCGCGCCGCCAACAAGCTGGTCATACGCATTTATACCGCTCGGCCGGGCATTGTCATCGGCCGTAAGGGCGCCGAGATCGAGAAGCTGAAGAGCGAAATCCAAAATCGCACCCACCGCGAGGTGCATATTGACATTCAGGAAGTGCATCGCCCGGAGTTGAATGCCCAACTGGTGGGTGAGTCCATTGCGCTTCAACTTGAGAAACGGGTTGCCTTCCGCCGGGCCATGCGCAAGGCGGTCGATTCCGCCCAGCGGTTTGGCTGCAAGGGGATCAAGGTGCGCGTTTCAGGGCGGTTGAACGGGGCTGAGATTGCCCGCTCGGAATGGTATTTGCAAGGCCGGCTGCCTTTGCAGACCCTGCGGGCGGACATTGACTACGGCCTGGCTGAGGCGCGGACGACCTACGGGGTGATCGGCGTCAAGTGCTGGATCTACCGCGGCGACATCCTGCCCCAACCCAAAGAGAAAAACTCTCCGGCGGGGAGGAGCTAG
- the rplP gene encoding 50S ribosomal protein L16: MLMPRKVKYRKQHRGRMRGKAWRGSRLSFGDYGLRSLECGWITDRQIEAARIAITHFIKRGGKLWIRIFPDKPITKKPAETRMGKGKGAPEQWVAVVKPGRILFEMAGIEAGLAQEALELAAHKIPVRSKFVTRQWGV; this comes from the coding sequence ATGTTGATGCCGAGAAAAGTGAAATACCGCAAGCAACATCGCGGTCGCATGCGCGGCAAGGCCTGGCGCGGCTCCCGGCTTTCTTTCGGCGACTACGGCCTGCGGAGCCTGGAATGTGGCTGGATCACCGACCGGCAAATTGAAGCTGCCCGCATTGCGATCACCCACTTTATCAAGCGCGGCGGCAAGCTTTGGATTCGGATTTTTCCCGACAAGCCCATCACCAAGAAGCCGGCCGAGACGCGCATGGGGAAGGGAAAAGGCGCGCCGGAGCAGTGGGTGGCGGTGGTGAAGCCGGGCCGCATCCTGTTTGAGATGGCGGGAATCGAAGCGGGATTGGCGCAAGAGGCGCTCGAACTGGCGGCCCACAAGATTCCGGTCAGGAGCAAGTTCGTGACGCGCCAGTGGGGAGTCTAG
- the rplN gene encoding 50S ribosomal protein L14 yields the protein MIQMRTWLTVADNSGPRRISAILPVGGDVGLKAGLGDIITASVKEAAPDSQIKKGKVVKAVVVRTRKEHRRRDGTYIRFDDNAAVLINEAGEPVGTRVFGPVARELREKKFLKIISLAPEVW from the coding sequence ATGATCCAGATGCGAACCTGGCTCACGGTGGCGGATAATTCCGGCCCCCGGCGCATTTCTGCCATCCTGCCCGTCGGCGGCGACGTCGGCTTGAAGGCAGGCCTGGGCGATATCATCACCGCGTCGGTCAAGGAAGCGGCCCCGGACTCGCAAATCAAGAAGGGCAAGGTGGTCAAGGCGGTGGTGGTCAGAACCCGGAAGGAGCACCGCCGTCGCGACGGCACCTATATCCGCTTCGATGACAACGCCGCCGTGCTCATCAACGAAGCGGGTGAGCCGGTGGGCACGCGGGTGTTCGGGCCGGTGGCTCGCGAACTGCGCGAAAAGAAATTTCTGAAGATTATTTCTCTCGCCCCGGAGGTTTGGTAG
- the secY gene encoding preprotein translocase subunit SecY, with amino-acid sequence MKFWEALRNVFRIPDLRKRLLFTLAVLAVYRLGAHIPTPGINAELLRQFFEQNRGTLLGLIDIFSGGSFRSMTIFALGIMPYITASIILQLLTVVWPYLERLQKEGELGRRKITQYTRYLTVVLGAFQSMTIALTLMKQSGPGQASFVTTPGLSFILMTMITFTAGTAFIMWLGEQISDRGVGNGMSLLIFAGIVVGLPRAVFDLWEKISIQAWGSFTGLAVILLLIGMVVVVGFIVFFEGGQHRVPVQYAKRVVGRKMMGGQMTYLPVRVNSGGVIPPIFASSILTFPQTIAMFFREKSQFMDSFAKALMWGEPLYTLLYILFIIFFAYFYISIIFNPTELAENMRKYGGFIPGIRPGRNTSEYINKILTRLTFVGGVYLAAICVLPEWMISGIKLQHLPLMGGWIDAHFPRWILEGLGVQFYFGGTSLLIVVGVAMDTVRQIEAQLVMRHYDGFVRKGRIRGRRG; translated from the coding sequence TTGAAGTTCTGGGAAGCGCTACGTAACGTCTTTCGCATCCCTGATCTCCGCAAGCGCCTGCTCTTTACGCTGGCCGTGCTCGCCGTCTATCGCCTCGGCGCGCACATCCCCACACCGGGCATCAATGCTGAGCTGCTCCGGCAGTTTTTTGAGCAGAACCGGGGCACGCTGCTGGGGCTGATTGACATCTTCTCCGGCGGCAGTTTTCGGAGCATGACCATCTTTGCCCTGGGGATCATGCCTTACATCACCGCCTCGATCATCTTGCAGTTGCTGACGGTAGTCTGGCCGTACCTCGAGCGGCTGCAAAAAGAGGGCGAACTGGGCCGTCGCAAGATCACCCAGTACACGCGCTACCTCACCGTGGTCCTGGGCGCGTTTCAATCCATGACGATCGCGCTCACCTTGATGAAGCAGTCGGGGCCGGGCCAGGCCTCCTTCGTGACGACTCCCGGCCTCAGTTTCATTTTGATGACGATGATCACCTTCACGGCCGGCACCGCCTTCATCATGTGGCTGGGCGAGCAGATTTCCGACCGTGGGGTGGGGAATGGCATGTCGCTTTTGATCTTCGCCGGGATTGTCGTCGGCCTGCCCCGGGCGGTTTTCGATCTCTGGGAGAAGATCAGCATTCAGGCGTGGGGAAGCTTTACGGGGCTCGCGGTCATCTTGCTGCTTATCGGGATGGTGGTGGTGGTCGGCTTCATCGTATTTTTCGAGGGCGGCCAGCACCGCGTCCCGGTGCAGTATGCCAAGCGGGTAGTGGGCAGAAAGATGATGGGCGGGCAGATGACTTACTTGCCCGTGCGGGTGAATTCGGGCGGCGTGATCCCGCCCATCTTTGCCTCGTCCATCCTCACTTTCCCGCAGACCATTGCGATGTTCTTCCGGGAGAAGTCCCAGTTCATGGACTCCTTCGCCAAGGCGCTGATGTGGGGCGAGCCGCTCTATACCCTGCTCTATATCCTGTTCATCATCTTTTTCGCGTACTTCTATATTTCGATTATTTTCAATCCGACCGAGCTTGCCGAAAATATGCGCAAATACGGCGGGTTCATTCCGGGGATCCGGCCGGGGCGAAACACCTCGGAATATATCAACAAGATCTTGACGCGCTTGACCTTTGTCGGCGGGGTCTATCTGGCCGCGATTTGCGTTCTCCCGGAATGGATGATTTCCGGGATCAAGTTGCAGCATTTGCCGCTGATGGGCGGCTGGATTGACGCCCATTTCCCGCGATGGATCCTGGAAGGCCTTGGCGTCCAATTCTATTTTGGCGGGACCTCGCTGTTGATCGTGGTGGGGGTGGCCATGGACACGGTCCGTCAAATCGAGGCTCAGCTCGTTATGCGGCACTACGATGGCTTTGTCCGCAAGGGCCGCATTCGGGGAAGGCGTGGCTAG